A genomic window from Candidatus Binatia bacterium includes:
- a CDS encoding CehA/McbA family metallohydrolase — MVVFAVLESGCARDETNPASPAQEPATSPAAVAEPAPTAERSWAHPEIKAEMLADIETVRSPADGGGRAWIDGHEALGSRPEVTASTRARFPILYEAGPLGVADGGMIFLQVSPFWGWDTPQVVEEKGPGYTTVHTDAKGITLVPQTLGPQLLGIEIQGRALAPGERVRIDFGAGPSAAKVDRFAESDSKLWIAVDGDGDGVRKLIERSPGVDVRAARPALLYLALPGTARPGETVPLTVAVLDRAGNMGAPFEGDVRLELADGATGLDLPGSLTFTKEDASRRTVDVQARKAGLYRVRAKTDVDEARRSLEAESNPMLVGDAQRATLLWGDLQGHTQLSDGSATPAEYFEYGRDAAGLDFLAITDHDHWGLQALDANPQLWDQTVADVGQFHAPGRFVALLGFEWTNWVEGHRHVVHFGDDLEDLRVLSSLAPNLDTPPKLWGALRGEPVLTIAHHSAGGPVPIDWSIPPDPELEPVTEIASVHGSSESPDSPMPIYNPKPGNYVRDALDLGYRLGFTGGSDGHDGHPGLSQVAAGKSGVAAVWSASEEPRTRGALLDALRSRRSYATNGPRILVQTSLDGRPMGSDVPIAAGETPQRLAWNVAGTAPIERIDLIRSGEPRVSIPGEGKRELSGVADLPPLGEGDYLYLRVVQTDGGAAWTSPFFGGAPDDEPVAR, encoded by the coding sequence ATGGTCGTCTTCGCGGTGCTCGAATCGGGTTGCGCGCGCGACGAAACGAACCCGGCTTCCCCGGCGCAAGAGCCGGCGACATCGCCCGCCGCGGTGGCCGAGCCGGCCCCCACGGCTGAGCGCTCCTGGGCGCACCCGGAGATCAAGGCCGAGATGCTCGCGGACATCGAAACCGTCCGTAGTCCCGCCGATGGCGGGGGTCGCGCCTGGATCGACGGCCACGAGGCGTTGGGTTCTCGTCCGGAAGTCACCGCTAGTACCCGCGCGCGGTTCCCCATCCTGTACGAGGCCGGGCCGCTCGGAGTTGCAGACGGTGGGATGATCTTCCTGCAGGTGTCGCCGTTCTGGGGTTGGGACACGCCACAGGTCGTCGAAGAGAAGGGCCCCGGCTACACCACCGTCCACACGGACGCGAAGGGAATTACGTTGGTCCCTCAGACTCTCGGTCCCCAGCTTCTGGGTATCGAGATCCAGGGACGCGCCCTGGCACCGGGTGAACGCGTGCGGATCGACTTCGGCGCCGGGCCGAGCGCGGCCAAGGTCGATCGGTTCGCCGAGAGCGACTCGAAGCTGTGGATCGCCGTCGACGGTGACGGCGACGGGGTACGCAAGCTGATCGAGCGCTCGCCGGGCGTCGATGTTCGAGCGGCCCGGCCGGCGCTTCTCTACCTGGCCCTCCCGGGTACGGCACGGCCCGGGGAGACGGTCCCGCTCACGGTCGCGGTCCTCGATCGAGCGGGGAACATGGGTGCGCCATTCGAGGGGGACGTCCGGTTGGAGCTGGCAGACGGCGCGACCGGTCTTGACCTGCCGGGGAGCCTCACCTTCACGAAGGAGGATGCGAGTCGACGCACCGTCGACGTGCAGGCCCGCAAGGCGGGTCTCTACCGAGTCCGGGCGAAGACCGACGTGGACGAGGCCCGTCGGTCCCTCGAAGCGGAGAGCAATCCGATGCTGGTGGGCGATGCCCAGAGAGCGACGCTCTTGTGGGGAGACCTCCAGGGCCACACGCAGCTCTCCGACGGCTCCGCGACCCCGGCGGAGTACTTCGAGTACGGCCGCGACGCCGCCGGACTCGACTTCCTCGCGATCACCGACCACGACCATTGGGGCCTCCAGGCGCTGGATGCGAATCCGCAGCTTTGGGACCAAACGGTTGCGGACGTGGGGCAGTTCCATGCGCCGGGACGCTTCGTCGCGCTCCTCGGTTTCGAATGGACCAACTGGGTCGAGGGGCACCGGCACGTGGTGCACTTCGGTGACGACCTAGAGGACTTGCGGGTGCTGAGCTCGCTCGCACCGAACCTCGATACGCCGCCGAAGCTGTGGGGCGCGCTCCGCGGCGAACCGGTTCTGACGATCGCTCACCACTCGGCGGGCGGCCCGGTGCCGATTGATTGGTCGATCCCTCCCGATCCCGAACTCGAGCCGGTGACGGAGATCGCGTCGGTCCACGGGAGTAGCGAGTCTCCCGATTCACCGATGCCGATTTACAACCCCAAGCCGGGCAACTACGTCCGTGATGCGCTCGATCTCGGATACCGACTCGGCTTCACCGGGGGCAGCGACGGACACGACGGCCACCCGGGGCTTTCCCAGGTCGCCGCCGGCAAATCCGGAGTGGCCGCCGTCTGGAGCGCTTCGGAAGAACCGCGCACGCGGGGTGCACTCCTCGACGCTCTGCGGAGCCGGCGATCCTACGCGACCAACGGTCCCCGTATACTGGTGCAGACCTCCCTGGATGGGCGGCCGATGGGCTCGGACGTTCCCATCGCCGCGGGGGAAACCCCCCAGCGTCTCGCGTGGAACGTGGCCGGGACCGCACCGATCGAGCGCATCGACTTGATCCGCTCGGGTGAACCGCGGGTCTCGATCCCGGGCGAGGGCAAGCGCGAACTCTCGGGTGTGGCGGATCTACCGCCCCTCGGCGAGGGGGACTATCTCTATCTCCGGGTCGTTCAGACCGACGGCGGCGCCGCCTGGACGAGCCCCTTTTTCGGCGGCGCGCCCGACGACGAACCCGTCGCTCGCTAG
- a CDS encoding CAP domain-containing protein produces MTTAPTADAQNIACGNVSSDDADLADAWGALEAACPCESAKATKWRKERSSFVKCARSFASGAIASGDIRSSCRNDLMRAAKKSTCSRTTSSVTCCKTSHNGTKSCSVAKNEEKCKPNNRRFAEIGETDSCLDACDDLAGPSCLVDQDCDDGNPCTDDACDGTGSCENVLDPFCGPSDDNGGSGGTSCTGKGSSTHGLSSMERQLAALINNYRQNNASMSTCTSLSKAAQDHANDMRDKKYYSHKGSNGSEFWERTCDAGYNAGCGPSTWMGEIITGWAGTPETAFQMWKGSPGHDALMKDTRYTTMGIGHACGGPNGHYWVIDFGATEEASCN; encoded by the coding sequence GTGACAACAGCACCAACCGCTGACGCGCAGAACATTGCGTGCGGCAACGTCTCTAGTGACGATGCCGACCTCGCGGACGCTTGGGGCGCACTCGAGGCTGCGTGTCCTTGTGAGTCCGCTAAGGCGACCAAGTGGCGCAAGGAACGCTCTTCGTTCGTGAAGTGCGCACGCAGCTTCGCCAGCGGTGCGATTGCGAGTGGAGACATCCGCTCGTCGTGTCGGAACGATCTGATGAGAGCGGCGAAGAAGTCGACGTGCTCTCGCACGACGTCGTCGGTGACGTGTTGCAAGACTTCTCACAACGGAACGAAGTCATGCAGCGTCGCGAAGAACGAAGAGAAGTGTAAGCCGAACAACCGACGGTTCGCCGAGATCGGCGAAACCGATTCGTGTCTGGACGCCTGCGACGATCTCGCGGGGCCGTCCTGCCTCGTCGACCAGGACTGCGACGACGGCAACCCCTGCACAGACGACGCCTGTGACGGCACCGGCTCCTGCGAGAACGTGCTCGACCCGTTCTGCGGGCCGAGCGACGACAACGGCGGTTCGGGCGGCACCTCGTGCACGGGAAAGGGCTCGTCGACGCACGGCCTCTCCAGCATGGAGCGGCAGCTTGCCGCGTTGATCAACAACTACCGCCAGAATAACGCTTCGATGTCGACCTGTACGTCGCTCAGCAAGGCGGCCCAGGATCACGCCAACGATATGCGAGACAAAAAGTACTACTCGCACAAGGGCAGTAACGGCTCCGAGTTCTGGGAGCGCACGTGTGACGCGGGTTACAACGCCGGCTGCGGGCCCTCCACGTGGATGGGTGAAATCATCACCGGCTGGGCCGGCACTCCCGAGACCGCCTTCCAGATGTGGAAGGGCTCCCCGGGGCATGACGCGCTCATGAAGGACACCCGCTACACCACGATGGGCATCGGCCACGCGTGCGGCGGCCCTAACGGCCACTACTGGGTGATTGACTTCGGCGCGACCGAAGAAGCGAGTTGCAACTAG
- a CDS encoding D-aminoacylase — protein sequence MLDLLIRNGTVVDGTGTKGERTDVGVKDGRIVSISKTDESAARTIDAEGLVVAPGFVDPHTHYDAQLFWDPFATPSSLHGVTTVIGGNCGFTLAPLGPGDAEYIRPMMAKVEGMPLAALENGIDWEWDSFGSYLDRLDGKIGVNAGFLVGHCALRRTVMREDAVGNDASPEQVEAMAKLLHESLAAGGLGFSSSKAYTHEDGESQPVPSRASNREEILALTSVVRDHPGTTLEFIIDGCLSRFKDDEIDLMVDMSLTAGRPLNWNVMGVNAANRNYEHQLSAGTRAKERGGRIVALTMPTLGGLKMSFHDFCALFLIPGWSEVMSLPVPERIEKMKDPAVRKKMDELACSKDAGVLRDLSRWGCYEIGETFAPENEGLFGRVSGDVAKERGQSPQDTLFDIVIADGLRTGLWPIPADDDAESWEARTGVWRDERALIGGSDAGAHLDRMCGARYPSAFLGDVVRDRGLIPLEEAIHLMTDAPARLFGLRERGRIAVGWHADLAVFDPATIQAGPIHTRADLPGGTERLFSESEGMKHVFVNGREIVCDGKETGELAGTLLRSGRDTETVAIPAG from the coding sequence ATGCTGGATCTACTCATTCGCAACGGCACCGTCGTCGACGGCACGGGCACCAAGGGCGAACGCACGGACGTCGGCGTGAAGGACGGCCGCATCGTCTCGATCAGCAAGACCGACGAGAGCGCAGCCCGCACGATCGACGCCGAGGGCCTGGTCGTTGCGCCCGGGTTCGTCGATCCGCACACGCACTACGATGCCCAACTCTTCTGGGACCCGTTCGCAACCCCGTCCAGTCTGCACGGCGTGACCACCGTGATCGGCGGTAACTGCGGCTTCACGCTGGCACCGCTCGGACCGGGTGATGCCGAGTACATTCGCCCGATGATGGCGAAGGTCGAGGGCATGCCCCTCGCCGCCCTCGAGAACGGCATCGACTGGGAGTGGGATTCGTTCGGCTCCTACCTCGACCGCCTCGACGGCAAGATCGGGGTCAACGCGGGCTTCCTCGTGGGCCACTGCGCCCTGAGGCGCACGGTGATGCGCGAAGACGCCGTGGGCAACGACGCCTCCCCCGAGCAGGTCGAGGCGATGGCGAAGCTCCTGCACGAATCGCTCGCGGCGGGCGGCCTCGGATTTTCCTCCTCGAAGGCCTACACGCACGAAGACGGCGAGTCTCAACCGGTCCCGTCTCGCGCCTCGAACCGCGAGGAGATCCTCGCGCTTACCTCGGTGGTTCGCGACCACCCCGGCACCACGCTCGAGTTCATCATCGACGGCTGCCTCTCCAGATTCAAAGACGACGAGATCGATCTGATGGTCGACATGTCGCTCACCGCCGGTCGTCCGCTCAACTGGAACGTGATGGGCGTCAACGCCGCGAACCGGAACTACGAGCACCAGCTCTCCGCCGGGACCCGTGCAAAGGAACGCGGCGGTCGAATCGTCGCCCTGACGATGCCGACACTCGGCGGCCTCAAGATGAGCTTCCACGACTTCTGCGCGCTCTTCCTCATCCCAGGGTGGAGCGAGGTCATGAGTCTTCCGGTGCCCGAGCGCATCGAGAAGATGAAGGACCCCGCGGTCCGCAAGAAGATGGACGAGCTCGCCTGCTCGAAGGACGCGGGCGTCCTGCGCGATCTCTCGCGCTGGGGATGCTACGAGATCGGCGAGACGTTCGCCCCCGAGAACGAGGGTCTGTTCGGTCGCGTGAGCGGTGACGTCGCCAAAGAGCGCGGCCAGAGCCCTCAAGACACGCTGTTCGACATCGTCATCGCAGACGGCCTCCGCACCGGCCTGTGGCCGATCCCCGCCGACGACGACGCCGAGAGCTGGGAGGCCCGCACCGGCGTCTGGCGCGACGAGCGTGCCCTGATCGGCGGCTCGGATGCCGGCGCGCACCTCGATCGCATGTGCGGAGCGCGCTACCCTTCCGCCTTCCTCGGCGACGTCGTTCGCGACCGCGGGCTCATCCCCTTGGAGGAAGCGATCCACCTGATGACCGACGCGCCCGCGCGACTTTTCGGTCTCCGCGAGCGCGGCCGCATCGCGGTCGGCTGGCACGCGGATCTCGCCGTGTTCGACCCGGCGACCATTCAGGCCGGGCCGATTCACACGCGCGCCGACCTGCCAGGTGGAACCGAGCGGCTCTTCTCCGAATCCGAGGGCATGAAGCACGTCTTCGTGAACGGACGCGAGATCGTCTGCGACGGGAAGGAGACCGGCGAGCTCGCGGGCACCCTCCTGCGATCCGGTCGAGACACCGAAACCGTCGCGATCCCTGCGGGCTGA
- a CDS encoding D-cysteine desulfhydrase family protein, with amino-acid sequence MAARFDVERFPRIALGHGPTPLEPLERLSKHLGGANLWVKRDDCTGLALGGNKVRKLEYLLAEAIADGADTVITVGGVQSNHARQTAAGAARLGLRCELVLPRVVDRHDPLYEANGNILLDHLLGAHVHLMNDEEAAAARVVQLMEDATARGGKAAFFPSGGSTATGALGYVRAAAELVSQCAERNLRPRLVVVATSTGGTLAGLLTGLAALDSPIDVTGVAVYDAAETTRDRVRALVAETATLFGTAPAEDGRIQIVGDQLGPAYGQPTEAMREALELCARFEGLLLDPVYSGKAMAGLIDLVRRREIEPKDSAVFWHTGGSPALFAYG; translated from the coding sequence ATGGCCGCGCGGTTCGACGTCGAACGTTTCCCGCGGATCGCCCTCGGGCACGGTCCGACACCGCTCGAGCCCCTCGAACGCCTCTCGAAGCATCTCGGAGGCGCGAACCTCTGGGTGAAGCGCGACGACTGCACCGGACTCGCACTCGGCGGCAACAAGGTTCGGAAACTCGAGTACCTCCTCGCCGAAGCGATCGCCGATGGTGCGGATACGGTCATCACCGTCGGCGGCGTGCAGTCGAATCACGCGCGGCAGACCGCTGCGGGCGCTGCGCGACTCGGACTGCGGTGTGAACTCGTGTTGCCGCGGGTCGTGGACCGACACGATCCGCTCTACGAAGCCAACGGCAACATCTTGCTGGACCATCTGCTCGGCGCCCACGTGCACCTGATGAACGACGAGGAAGCGGCGGCCGCACGGGTCGTTCAGCTCATGGAGGACGCGACTGCCCGCGGCGGCAAGGCCGCCTTCTTCCCGAGCGGCGGGTCGACGGCGACCGGTGCGCTCGGCTACGTCCGCGCGGCCGCTGAGCTCGTTTCCCAGTGCGCCGAACGAAACCTTCGTCCGCGCCTGGTCGTGGTGGCCACCAGCACCGGCGGAACCCTCGCCGGGCTCCTCACCGGACTTGCGGCTCTGGACAGCCCGATCGATGTAACCGGCGTCGCGGTCTACGACGCGGCCGAAACTACGCGCGACCGGGTCCGAGCTCTGGTCGCCGAAACTGCGACGCTCTTCGGAACGGCCCCGGCGGAAGACGGACGAATTCAGATCGTGGGCGACCAGCTGGGCCCGGCCTACGGCCAACCGACCGAGGCGATGCGCGAAGCGCTCGAGCTCTGCGCCCGCTTCGAAGGGCTCTTGTTAGACCCGGTATACAGCGGCAAGGCGATGGCAGGGCTGATCGACCTCGTCCGACGGCGCGAGATCGAACCGAAGGACAGCGCCGTGTTCTGGCACACCGGTGGGAGCCCCGCGCTGTTCGCGTACGGCTGA
- a CDS encoding amidase: MNPEILWLDATAQADLVRRGEVSPTELVDAAIAKVEELDPKLNAVVIPTLEKARRQAADPALPDGPFRGVPFLLKDLGGQSEGDPAYAGSKFLRDAKWTEPSDAHFTAKLRAAGFCFLGRTNTPELGLMPTTEPAIFGPSHNPWNLDHSPGGSSGGSAAAVAAGVVSVAHASDGGGSIRIPAANCGLVGLKPTRGRNSFGPGAGERWAGFSAEHVVSRSVRDTAALLDVVSGRMPGDPYAAPPPSATFASFVRPGERRRIGLMTTGPRGMDVHPACAQAAEKAARALEAEGHTVEIAYPEALDDAFAVSAYVTIVASSVRFALSTWAAKVGRPVTAADVEPLTWAMSEAARDYDAVKYIEAVDTVHAFGRRVAAWWEGGFDLLLTPTTGAPPVRLGELRQDPDNPFAPFAGAAPYGAYTLNFNLTGQPGISVPVHTTDDGLPVGAHVVAPFGREDMLIEIAAELEGLLPWADRRPSI; encoded by the coding sequence ATGAATCCCGAGATCTTGTGGCTGGACGCGACCGCGCAGGCGGACCTGGTGCGCCGTGGGGAGGTGAGCCCGACCGAACTCGTCGATGCCGCCATCGCCAAGGTGGAAGAGCTCGATCCCAAGCTCAACGCCGTGGTGATCCCGACGCTCGAGAAGGCGCGGCGCCAGGCGGCGGACCCGGCCCTTCCCGACGGTCCGTTTCGCGGGGTGCCCTTCCTGCTGAAGGACCTCGGTGGCCAGTCTGAGGGCGATCCCGCCTACGCGGGTTCGAAGTTCCTGCGCGACGCGAAGTGGACCGAACCCTCGGACGCTCACTTCACGGCGAAGCTCCGGGCCGCGGGGTTCTGCTTTCTCGGCCGAACGAACACCCCGGAGCTCGGCCTCATGCCGACGACGGAGCCGGCGATCTTCGGCCCCAGTCACAATCCCTGGAATCTCGATCACTCGCCGGGCGGGTCGAGCGGTGGCTCGGCGGCTGCGGTGGCTGCCGGCGTCGTCTCCGTCGCGCACGCGAGTGACGGCGGGGGCTCGATCCGGATCCCAGCTGCGAACTGTGGTCTCGTTGGGTTGAAGCCGACGCGCGGTCGGAACTCCTTCGGACCCGGCGCCGGCGAGCGCTGGGCCGGATTTTCGGCGGAGCACGTCGTGTCCCGAAGCGTTCGCGACACCGCCGCCCTGCTCGACGTCGTGTCAGGAAGGATGCCGGGGGATCCATACGCGGCGCCGCCGCCGTCGGCGACCTTCGCGAGCTTCGTTCGTCCTGGCGAGCGACGTCGCATTGGGCTCATGACGACCGGGCCGCGGGGGATGGACGTCCACCCTGCCTGTGCGCAGGCGGCCGAGAAGGCCGCGCGTGCACTCGAAGCCGAAGGCCATACCGTCGAGATCGCGTACCCCGAGGCACTCGACGATGCGTTCGCCGTGTCGGCGTACGTGACGATCGTGGCGTCGTCGGTTCGGTTCGCGCTTTCTACCTGGGCTGCGAAAGTCGGCCGTCCGGTAACCGCGGCTGACGTCGAGCCACTCACCTGGGCGATGTCGGAGGCGGCCAGGGACTACGATGCCGTGAAGTACATCGAGGCGGTCGACACGGTGCACGCGTTTGGCCGGCGCGTCGCCGCGTGGTGGGAGGGTGGCTTCGATCTTCTGCTCACCCCCACGACGGGGGCTCCGCCGGTGCGCCTCGGGGAGCTTCGCCAGGACCCCGACAATCCGTTCGCCCCGTTCGCGGGCGCCGCGCCCTACGGGGCCTACACCCTCAACTTCAATCTGACCGGACAGCCCGGGATCTCGGTGCCGGTTCACACGACGGACGACGGGTTGCCGGTCGGCGCGCACGTGGTCGCTCCGTTCGGTCGCGAGGATATGCTCATCGAGATCGCCGCGGAGCTCGAAGGGCTGCTGCCCTGGGCCGATCGGCGCCCGTCGATCTAG
- a CDS encoding thiolase family protein: MGEATIVAGARTAIGTARKGSLTQVTAYDLGRWAVEEAHKRSGVPANDIEDLVLGESLQGGGDIARYAAVELGLTGIPGVAMNRHCASGLSAVQTAAASIRAGMDKVVIAGGTESLSTMPMMTKLLPGQTEPQMWMPASHPETPDTPAFDMSVTVGWNTAQIADVSRAAMDEWAFHSHQRAAAASAEGRFKDEIVPIQIPDGQGGKRTFDTDEHPRPGTTLEKLASLKPIHPEIEGFSITPGNSSGLNDGAAAVVMVDGDYAKAHGLAAKATVKSWASVGVEPRRTGLAPTIAIPKALERAGLALGDVDLFEINEAFCSMAVATTRILGIAHDKVNVSGSGCGLGHPIACTGARMVVTMVHELGRRGGGIGVVSMCAGGGMGSATVLEVQPA, translated from the coding sequence ATGGGTGAAGCCACCATCGTCGCGGGCGCTCGCACCGCCATCGGAACGGCCCGCAAGGGCTCCCTCACGCAGGTCACGGCCTACGACCTCGGCCGCTGGGCCGTGGAAGAGGCTCACAAACGCTCCGGCGTTCCGGCCAACGACATCGAAGACCTGGTCCTGGGCGAGTCCCTTCAGGGCGGCGGAGACATCGCCCGGTACGCAGCGGTGGAACTGGGCCTCACGGGAATCCCCGGCGTCGCGATGAACCGGCACTGCGCTTCGGGCCTCTCCGCCGTGCAGACGGCTGCCGCGAGCATTCGGGCCGGAATGGACAAGGTCGTGATCGCGGGCGGAACCGAGAGCCTCTCGACAATGCCGATGATGACAAAGCTCCTCCCCGGCCAGACCGAGCCGCAGATGTGGATGCCAGCGAGCCACCCCGAGACCCCGGACACACCCGCCTTCGACATGTCCGTCACGGTGGGTTGGAACACGGCTCAGATCGCCGACGTGAGCCGTGCGGCGATGGACGAGTGGGCCTTCCACTCCCACCAGCGCGCGGCGGCCGCCTCCGCCGAGGGGCGCTTCAAGGACGAGATCGTCCCGATCCAGATCCCCGACGGGCAGGGCGGCAAGCGGACCTTCGACACCGACGAGCACCCCCGACCCGGAACGACGCTGGAGAAGCTGGCCAGCCTGAAGCCGATCCACCCGGAGATCGAGGGCTTCAGCATCACGCCCGGCAACTCCTCGGGGCTCAACGACGGCGCCGCCGCGGTCGTGATGGTGGACGGCGACTACGCGAAGGCGCACGGCCTCGCCGCCAAGGCCACCGTGAAGTCCTGGGCTTCGGTCGGTGTCGAGCCGAGGCGCACTGGCCTTGCACCGACGATCGCCATTCCGAAGGCACTCGAGCGCGCCGGCCTCGCCCTGGGTGACGTCGACCTCTTCGAGATCAACGAGGCGTTCTGCTCGATGGCCGTCGCGACGACACGCATCCTCGGGATCGCGCACGACAAGGTAAACGTGAGCGGCAGCGGTTGCGGCCTCGGGCACCCGATCGCCTGTACCGGCGCGCGGATGGTCGTGACGATGGTCCACGAGCTCGGCCGACGCGGCGGCGGCATCGGCGTGGTCAGCATGTGCGCCGGTGGCGGCATGGGATCGGCCACGGTCCTCGAAGTCCAGCCGGCCTGA